The sequence TCGCCCTATTCGAAATgaacaaaatattatatatatatacatatacatatatatcgtAAACGAGGATATAGTAGAGGTTGCAAACAAGACGGTATACAACTTGGTTTTGGAAGATATGGTACTAAAACTTGTAGAGACGGTCGTCTTTCAGATCGAGCCATTGAAGTAGCGCCTCAAGTTATAATCGAACAACTCCagcaaataatttaaaaaaatatggaGACATGGGTAAGAGTTATCGCATATCTTTTTATTACTAGCAGAATGGGAAGCGAAAAGGAAATTCTATGAGTTACGTTACTTGTATATGCATGTGACACATTTTACTTGAAATATGTGTGGTGAGTTTGTCAAATGCACAACAAGCCCTCGTTCGCTTCCATATTTAGGTTCCTCCAGTTGAGTCGCAAGCGAAAATCGTCAAAGGTCTCATTCAAATCTActttataaattaatcaattgcttcttattttgtttttaacattttcacaaaataatgatttttcttttacaatataatttttttgttagGAGTACTTTTATTAATTGAGTTTAAGTCAATAAGTTATAAGTGTTGTCAATtttttgaatttgaaattttttctattttgtttttataataattataaatacaatatacatttataaaatatatttaaataattttaaaatatttctttaaatATGTATTTATGTCAATTTATATTTGTTCATGTGGTGTAACAAAGGTAAATTCAAAACCGCctcttaatttatttatttaattacaatTACGTGTTTGTGTACGAAAAAGATAAACCGAAATACGAAAAAAAATTGTGTCGTATATGAAATTGTTGACTGTAATTGTACCGTAATAATATGTATTTATGGCAACATTATTATTTGTTTCAAAATGAGACAATAAAAAAGAACAAACAATTATTATTTCAACCAAACAACCCTCTACTACAAAATATTAGGGgtccaaaatattattaaaaaatccAATCTTATAAATACTAGGGGTCCAAATAATTATAACAAAAGATAACTTTTCTCGTAATAATATGAGATCTTGCATGCATTCATGTGCGTCTGCGAATTCAATTTGAACATATGTCCTGACAAGTCAATTCataaaaatttataatacaaattTGGGTTAGGTCGATTTTGGTTACCTACTCAAGCCCAAAACCCCTTGCAGCGGTTACTGCATTTCAGAATCAGATAAATTCCTTCATATCCAAAATCCCCTCTTCGCATATACTGTACATACACACCCATGCTCTATACCTCAGAGCCACTAAAGCTCAGACCTTTTTACCTTAAACCCCCCAATTCGTATATACTTAGTTAAACCCGACAATTCGTTTGTTTTATATACTTTCAAATCAGGAAACTTTTATGTTTAATTTAAATGAATAGTAAACCAAAACATGGCTAGTTAAAAATTCGTTTCATGTTATGTACATTCATATCATAATTTCGTGTCATATTTTGTGTAATTTTAAATGaaacattttttttaatattaaaaattttaatcTCGTTCCATCTGGCTGGCTGTTTGGCTAACATAGAAAAAGGGTAAGATTTTATTCCCGAGGGATCTTAATTGAGTCAGTAAAGATAAAATATGTTTAGAAAAATACTTCTCATGTAACTAAAGACATATGTTTTAAACCGAGAAACAAAATAAGATCATTGCATTTTTAGTAAAATAAAATAGTAAGGATAATCCATTAGTAATGAAAAGGGGTGGGAGagttatatgtatatatgttgATTAGATCGATTAAAGGGTGCGAAAATAGCTAGAATTGAATGCGAAAAGTATAGAAAAATATCGCGTACTGTATTTAATGAGAAAATCGATTATACTTTTGTGGAAGTATCTACTCATTACAAGATCTCGAGTGTTAATGTGTGAATTTTATACACTACAAAAAAAGTCATGCTATATCCGAAACGaacaaaatataatatatatagtaAAGGTAGATATAGTGGGGGCTGGTAGATGTTAATATCCTATTTAAATTTGTAATCTGAGTTTGTCAAATGCACCACAAAACCCCGTTCGCTTCGAGATCCAGTTCCTTGAGTCGCAAGTCAAAGTTCATCTTTCAAATCTAATTTATAGATTAATCAATTGCTTCTTcttttttattaatatttcaaaaaaaagTTGGTAATTTTTTTTCCCAATATAACTTGTTTTGATATGAAAAACAAGATTATAAGTTACGCGTTCATCCAACTCTCAGTGCTTATGTTAGTTGATGATGGCTATTTGAAACGAATGATGCCCACAGGGCTCTCTTTTTTGATAACTTTTCAATAGTAATTGACATTTTAAGCTTAAAGAATATTTAGACATATGCAGCTGACCATTTTCAAAAAACAATATCCATTACAACCTCAGAATAAACTTCAGATCAAACTGTTTGTCAAATTTAAGTTACAACTTTAACCAATAGATAGAAAAATGAACTTTCTTTTCCGGCAAAGCCACACAGCATCAATCAAAATGGAGACTCAGAACTGTCTAGCAAGAAACAAGCTCAGATTACGCAGCAAAGTTGCTCAGTCCAAAATAACCATTACCATATCCGTAACCAGGGACATGAGAAGCAGGATCAATCTGATTAGGCTTAGCTTCAAACTGATTAAAGGCCCTGTGTCCATTAAAACCAAAAGGTGGCAAATTAGAATTTGCATTCTCAATCAAGATGCTATTAGCTTGATTGTTCACATTTTTCTTCAACGCTTCCATGCAGTCCTTCAATTGTTGAAGCTCATCAAATCCCATCTTTTCGACCGGAGATTCCCACCAAAACTGGCTCTGGCTAGCTTGCCTCATGTCATCAAGTGCCTCTCCTTTCTTCCTCTCACCCTCTAGTTCATTGAAAATTTGTGTGAGATGGAAGTTCAGCTCGCAAACAGTCATACTACGATGAGCTTCAAGGAGATGGAGAGTGCTTGAGTTTGAAGGTGGAGGATTGCGACTAAAAAACCTATCAATTATACCTTCAACATTTGGATGTCCAAAGGAGAACACTTTTCCAGCTGGAGAAAAGACTATAATGGCAATCTCAACTCCACAAAGTGTACAGAGCTCACTTGCCTTCTTAAAAAGGCCTGATCAACGTTTGAGAAGGTAACTTGCAGGTAATTCTTACCCTCTATTTTCGCAATCTTGATCTTTTGGCGGCCAATGCTGAACTTTTTGGCCATCTCTAAACAAGCTATCAAGAACAGAAACCAAAAGAAAAGCAAATGGAGCAATGTTTATGTATGTTGAAGCTCTGATTTGTAGAGTAAAATCATTTGGTATTTATAAGAGGCTTGGCATTAACACTGAAAGCTGGCAAAAATTATAATCTCCTAATCTGTGTTAAGGGAATCAAACATATTGTTCCTGTGACAATATCAATGATTGGGGAGTTACAAAACTTAATGTATGGATATTACTAATATTCATGTTATTGCacatttttaaatcaaattaagcCAATAAATTTTGTTATTAAATACTTATTGTAGCGAATTTGTTATTCTGCTGGTTGTAGCCACCATTCTCATTTTACTTAATCTAgtgaaaaataccttaaaattcACATGAAAAAATAATTTGACAATATCTAAGTATAAGTTATTTAGCAGTGTCCGTTTTGACTAAATTTTTTTCTGTGAATTAGGTGTCAAAATTCGCTATTGTAATTtccttttaaatatatttttcttaccGGAAAGCATGATTTGCATAAAATTTTTAAGATATTACGATCCGTAAGACGTCAACGTATCAAATAATGGGCATAATCTATTTTTcatttaaaatagaattattaccatACAATAATATTGGCTAAAATAGGATGAAAATTTTGCTGCAATTTTAGTAAAACATGATAAAATTTCATTCCATTTCCGTCGAATTGAAGCTTAAGTGCCTTTTTAGGAGATATACAATGCAAACCAGACTAAGTTATCCTTGTGCTGGTGTTCAAATGTGGATTGGATTTGATTAAATTCATATTCATATTCATTTAAATTTATTGGATTGGATTGAGATCGGATCAATTTCAGATTTTTAATAGCGTAATTCATAAACAAATTCATTAGGATCTTCGATTATCGGATCGGACCACTGGATCCATTTAAATTTTTTGAGatgaataattttaatttaacatggttaaataataaaaaaaactaaagCACAAGAAACTATTTTAAGTTAGAGGTGTTGTGAAAATAATTTCTTTTTGAAAATATGTGAAAATAGTTcagtttaaaataattataaaataaatacataaaagtaaaacattgtaatttcagaaatatatgaattaattacatatgtcaattttaaaaattaaaataaaaaaaatgttgtGAATTGTGAATAACTAAAATATTATGTATAAAAATAATTTGTGACATACATGATTCACTCATTTGAATATGATAACATGTGGTGTGTACAAGAAATTTTAATGTGATGAAATAATAGTTAATGTGAAAATAcaataaaataacttataaaaTTAGAATACCAATAcgtataaattaattttattaattgattatagttaaattttatttatatatataaataatttataaatgtaTAAGTTTAGTAGTTCGGATGTGGTTTTTATCGACGAGTGAAAATCCATATCCACTTCTTAATGAATCGAATCCTTGTAAGATTGGAGGGGAATAGAGCTGCAAATGAACAGAGCCGTTCGTGAACAAAAATCGGGATCGGTTCGCTTAAGTGAACTTGGCTAGACTCGTTTTCTTAAACGAGCCGATCGCGAACAAAAAAATAAGCTCAGATAattaaacgagccgagccgagttttttAATATTCGGCTCGGACTCGGCTCGTTTAGCTCGGACTCGGCTCGAACTCGGTAACTCGGCtcagataaattttttaaatataatatatactccctccgtGCCTTTCAATCGTTTatattttttagagagtgtccgacacgcattttaaggtgcatataaagtatagttctgtaattttttttacaattttatttttctgaataaaaattaaaacattcaacttttattcaaaaaaaaaattgtaaaaataagttacataactatactttttatgcaccttaaaatgcgtgccggacacttccccagaaatgtaaacaattggaaggaaCTGAGGGAGTAATAAATATTTACTAATCACTTTTATaaagattttaaatttttttaattaaaatttaatactaattttaaagtataataattaatttaataaaaatttaatatatattttaacaataaataatttaattaatttcagaCATAGCACTAGAGCTTGATTACTTTAACAAACAATTTTTAATTAAACTTAACACTAAATATCACCTCACACTTTTATTAGAGGTGTCTATGATAAAATCGACCAAAATTACAAtttcaaataaattaaaatagtgagttcttaaaataaattataatatttttaagaaaaacataagataatttttaataattttatttctcAACCACTTAAATGGGCTTActtcctttattttattttatatctcGTTTCTAATCTAAAACAATTTAACTGAAATATAAAAAATTACTAAATCTTTGACAATCGACATCGACAATTTAAAAGTATTGTATAATTTCTAATGTTATGAATGTCtcattaatttaaaataaaaatgattttgttcttaaaactcgaCTAGTGAAAAAAATTGATAAGTGTAGAGTGTAAGTGTGAGTATATAATTGTAAGATGAAATTAGTATTTGATCTCCATAAaacttataaaattataaattatacctTAAGCTTGGTCGATTAAAAAATATATGCGAACTATTAGTGAACaactcgactcggctcgagttcggctcggctcggttATTCGTGAGCAAACTCGTGTCCGGCTCGGCTCCTTTATAAACGAGCCGATCGTAAATATTTTTTTTCGGCTGGGTTTTTAAACTCAGCTCGGCTCGGTtcattaaaaaaaaattatgctcGGCTCGACTCGGACAGAATTCGGATCGGTTCTGTTCGTTTGCAGCTCTAGATGGGAAGGTGGGAGCAGACCTGTTTTTGGAAGAACGGGAGTTGATTACTACCAATTTGTAACACCCCTTCTTAAAAATTAGAAGGAGGTATTACCTAtcataaacctgcaaacagagcactaatatatttctaaacaataaataaacagtataaaatctccaaaaataatattaaatctacaaactgtctaaaccaaaaatatgaatgttgaaatctctaaataaataattaagtccgATATTGATAAAGTCAAAAATTCTAATCAATAAATGGGGTTGCTCTCCATAGCACAGTCCAAGATTTCCCCTATGCACCTACCGAAAAaaaatacggcatgagccaaacgtCCAGTAcagatttggaatacaatttataaaataGAAAATCAGAAATAAATATTTCACAGCTTATAATAAAACAATAATTTTGGGTTATGATATTTCATACCGAAATCAGAAcggatacaaatacacacatcatagggtacctaatatgtacaacagaatggataacgtgtacgaaatatacaacgtcaccataaattaaatcacaaatcaaaTTCTGGGTGCagccacgtatcctgaacaaatatcaaaatGGCCAAacgctcctcccaagagctaacagaaggatacgccatAACCAATCACagtgtcacggaagtgtcatgtcactggtaccgcaatgacatggctgtagtactcctgttaactcggtataccctaaatcacactaagggttcaaaatgaaaatattctcgcaaaatttAAAAATCACATGAGAAAAATGATACAAATTTCCAAAGCAGGTgagtgtcataaataatttttgaaaaccgcATACACAGATAtctaaattttcaaaatcaaattttaaaataattttcggaaattaaaacggtcaaagcaaatattaacggatatgaacagaaagtagaacagaatgaatcaaataaatataatggACAAGAGGTGTAACGGTGAATAAAAAAGGGACATAATCCGTACCTCGAATATCGCAACTAAAGTAATATCAAAATCTGCAAATGATGTGCTAAATCCCCGACCCGTGATctaattacaaaattaaaatttataattaatgtTTGTTGCttcttaatttattcaaaaatgatttttttatcaATACACAACTATTCGGCTCCGAATCAGTACATTACATGTCCTCGAATTTAACACTAAAGAGACCAAATGTCATGTCATTATTACATTTATAATTATACAATTTGTTTAAACGAATGCACCTAACTACCACACTGCTTACTaatttaataatacatatacttAAAATAGTTAGATTCCAAATTAACTACCATTGTTCAcctttattaaataattaattataaattatgacACTAGTATAATTGGACTCACTAGTATAATTGGACTAAGTACATGTACACCAATTAAATTGTTTTAATCGTAAGTGGCatacataaaatcaatttaaattataactaataaataagtatattgaagtagtGAAAAACCCtcacaaaattttaattttatataaataatttaaataactTGAATCATCCAGTTGCCACACTATCATAGCTTAATCAACCTCAATTAAATAAAAGCTCACATATGCATAATCTAACTTAATAATTAAAGTAACATGAAAATTGGAATGAAAGCAGCAGATCTTGTGGATTAAACATatgtataaataaataatataattcgcACTTGACACTAATGACGTGATTTAACAACAAAGAAACAAGGATGGCCATACACTTTATTACTAAATttgtgtgttgtgtgtgctcTGTCAACAATTGACAAGGTCACATGCAAAGTGCTTAGCTATATGACTAATTATAATAACAGGCAATAAAGAGTTACCTTATTCAatgaaaacaaacaaaaaaaCTACTACAAGGCTCGATGACTCTTTTTCCTCTAAATCTTTATCCGCCTGCTCTTCTAAGATTTTtcttctcttttcctttgcttgcgTAAATTAAGAATGCCCAtgtgttgatatatatatatatattattacaCAAGGTATCCTCTACCTATTAGAATTAGAATTATAACAACTAATTACTATTACTTTTATTTCTATgctatttaacaaatgaattaaaatcacttattttaattttaattcaaatcttattattattattattattattattattattattattattattattattaaattctcgtatattacatatataccccccTTAAATACGATTCCGTCCCCGGAATTAAGCAAAACTAAAAACTCGTACCTGAATCGAATAAATACGGATATTTCTCACAaatagattcttctaattcccaagtagactctctCTCCGGATGATTTTTCCACAAAATTTTCATAAACGGAATGACGTTCTTCCTCAAAATTCGCTCCTCTCAAGCTTcttcctcacaagaaagatcTTCTCTAATCTTATTCAATGGATACTAAACTACGTGTAATGGATGATATTTATAGCCCCTCAAAAcagacacatgaaacacattatgcacatgagatagttgtggcGACAACGCAACTCTCTACGATACCAAAacctcaaaaggtccaacatatctcggactaaGCTTTTCCCTCATACCAAAACGCTTGGAATACAACGACAATCCCAACTCCACAAAGTATACGGAGCTCACTCGCCTTCTTAAAAAGGCCAGATCGACGTTTGGAGAAGGTAACTTACAGGTGATTCTTACGCTCTATTTTCGCAATCTTGATCTTTTGGTGACCAATGCTGGGCTTTTTTTCCATCTCTAAACAAGCTATCAAGAACGGAAACCAAAAGAAAAGCCAATGGAGCAATGTTTATGCATGTTGAAGCTCTGATTTATAGTGTAAAATCATTTGCTATTTATAAGAGGCTTGGCATTTACACTGAAAGCTGGCAACAATTATAACCTCCTTATCTGTTTTAAGGAAATTAAACATATTGTACCTGTGACAATATCAATGATTCGGGAGTTACAAAAATCTTATTTCTTAATGTATGGATATTAGTAATATTAATGCTATTGcacatttttaattcaaattaagccaataaattttattattaaatactTATTGTAGCGAATTTGTTATTCTGCCGGTTGTCACCACCACTCTCATTTTACTTAATCTAGTGAAAATTTCCTTAAAATTCACATGAAAAAATAATTCGACAATATCTACATATAAGCTAATTATTTAGCAGTGTCCGTTTTGACTAATTTTTTTGCTGTGACTTACGTGTCAAAATTCGGTATTGTAATTtccttttaaatatatttttcttaccGGAAAACATGATTTGCATAAGATTTTTAAGATATTACGATCCATAAGACGTCAATGTATCAAATAATGGGAATAATCTATTTTTCATTTAATAAAATGGCCTAAAAGGATTTTTTGTTGGAGGAAGGTTCAATTGCCGAAAATTATGCTAACACCTCGTTATAGGAAGATATAATCATGAATACATAAGTTTTTGGGGATAGAATTATTACCATACAATAATATTGGCTAAAATATGATGGAAATTTTGGTGCAATTTTAGTAAAACATGATAAAATTTCATTCCATTTCTGTTGAATTGAAGCGTAAGTGCCTTTTAG is a genomic window of Apium graveolens cultivar Ventura unplaced genomic scaffold, ASM990537v1 ctg1516, whole genome shotgun sequence containing:
- the LOC141699934 gene encoding agamous-like MADS-box protein AGL62, producing MAKKFSIGRQKIKIAKIEGLFKKASELCTLCGVEIAIIVFSPAGKVFSFGHPNVEGIIDRFFSRNPPPSNSSTLHLLEAHRSMTVCELNFHLTQIFNELEGERKKGEALDDMRQASQSQFWWESPVEKMGFDELQQLKDCMEALKKNVNNQANSILIENANSNLPPFGFNGHRAFNQFEAKPNQIDPASHVPGYGYGNGYFGLSNFAA